A single Choristoneura fumiferana chromosome 9, NRCan_CFum_1, whole genome shotgun sequence DNA region contains:
- the LOC141431238 gene encoding uncharacterized protein, with protein MDYISFNNFTYGDNDDYAREAHIMPTPSGAPWNMQGLSWGSHSPPQLVQFNAEVPVQPRFTSIMHCKRKSLEPEPQIPAKIHITEDKMAAHLNGLHLSSDYTTHSLAIDEYMDTNMEPPVMMTNNVREKLKGHTIVLSEELKKLKEEPLIPTSLIERLEKPCMSLVVWQPKENTVEKIIDNKEVNTEEEEPKKRNGVLVPDMGMGMDIEM; from the exons ATGGATTATATTTCGTTTAATAACTTCACATACGGTGACAACGACGATTACGCGCGTGAGGCACATATTATGCCTACGCCCTCGGGGGCTCCTTGGAACATGCAAGGCTTGTCGTGGGGGTCCCACTCGCCACCACAACTGGTACAGTTCAACGCTGAAGTGCCAGTGCAGCCCCGATTTACCTCCATAATGCATTGTAAACGGAAGAGTTTGGAACCAGAACCGCAAAT TCCAGCAAAAATACATATAACAGAAGACAAAATGGCTGCTCACCTCAATGGACTGCACCTTTCCTCGGACTATACAACACATTCGCTAGCTATAGATGAATACATGGATACCAACATGGAACCACCTGTAATGATGACTAACAATGTTAGAGAAAAATTAAAGGGACACACTATTGTGCTTTCTGAAGAGCTCAAAAAACTCAAAGAGGAACCATTGATCCCCACGTCACTTATAGAaag ATTAGAAAAACCTTGTATGTCATTAGTTGTATGGCAGCCAAAAGAAAATACAGTGGAGAAGATCATAGATAACAAAGAAGTAAACACAGAAGAGGAAGAACCAAAGAAACGAAATGGTGTGCTTGTTCCAGATATGGGAATGGGGATGGACATTGAGATGTAG